The DNA region cctaaccctaaccctaaccctaaccctaaccctaaccctaaccctaaccctaaccctaaccctaaccctaaccctaaccctaaccctaaccctaaccctaaccctaaccctaaccctaaccctaaccctaaccctaaccctaaccctaaccctaacccattaaccctaaccctaaccctaaccctaaccctaaccctaaccctaaccctaaccctaaccctaaccctaaccctaaccctaaccctaaccctaaccctaaccctaaccctaaccctaaccacCAtaagaacaagagtttggaaggaagttgactcACAGCTGTTTGTGTTATTTCTATGTAACCTAGTAGAGTGAAGAAAGAGAGTGGAGATTTTAAAAATCAATCCTAATCATCAAGAATATAGTTAACCTAGTGCTAGACTTTTATGGCAATTCCATTTCTAGGTTGGCCTTGTGTTTGTTTCCCAAGAGCAAGAGTTGTTTGATGGCTTTTGCCAACACAGGCTCTGTCCAAATGTAAcagctttggtcaatgcTTTGAAGGCACACCCTCACAAAGTTATTTTGCAGGAAAAATCCGGCCAAGTATTGCCAAGTCTCACCCCTGTTTGATGGTCACTGGGAAGTCAAATACATTTGACAGGTGGGTAGCAGAATGACAAGCTTGGACATGGTGATGGCCTCTGTCATTGACGTGCACAGCACTTTCGCGACACTTGGATTGACCGTGATAGTGTAGTCCATTAAAGTGGCCCCATGGTCGTAAAAGCACTAATACTCTGCCGGTAAGCCAATTTGTTGCTGCCAAAAGTTGAGTGTTCCTTCCCGTCTCTTGTCACAGCAATTGCTCCCGTTCAGGATGCTTTCCAGGTACCCAGGGATTGTGCAAACACCATGCAAGAGTTGTCCTTGGGTTCTTGACTATTACTAGTACTATCAAgattgtcgttgtcatcCCGTCGAAATCAAtcattgaaaaagagaaacgaCTCGGGGCGTCTCACTCGCTGGGATAGCAAACGCACATTCAGACAAAGAATAACTGACGGATTCGACTTTGTCGTCCAGTGGCCAGTAGGAAGTGCTGTAATGAttgtgattgctgctgtgcttgtggtggtggtcTCGCTTCGTATGGGAGGCGTGTACCTTCCGTAAGCGGCACGTTGTGATTGAGTCGATTCCGTCGGACCAAACGTCAAGACGGAACCGGAGTCCATCCCCTCAGCGTGGGGTAGCAACAACGCCGTACGTGCCGTAAAAATTGTCCCGGACTCTCCCAGTGTACCAATTtggttgccgttgttggtCGTTTGCCGACTGCGAATACGACGATCTCGCATTTCACACCAATCAAGGGGACTTGACCACCCATCTAAGGAACACTCCCGCAAGGAGCGGTACTTGTTATGCTAATCAAACAGTCATAACAGGTTAGTCATGCGAGGGAGTGGTGAAGGCGTTCGAGAGTCTGCCATGAGGAATAGGTTTTGGGCAGGTTGGGGTCAAAAATGTAACTCGTGACTATGGGATATACCTTGATAATTCACAGGCATTCACATTTTTCGTGGGACTGAAGTTACTGTAACTATATATCCAACAttatttcacagtcagtacaaTGAAGCAATATTTGCTTGAACGAACAACAGCGTGGTTGACGACTTGGAGTCTCATTCTGCTCGTGGCCGTTGCTCAAAAAGATGTTCACCCTGACgtagttgccgttgttgatgttgccgGAGGTGTACAACCGACACCACTTTGGGCAAGCAGTTATTCGGACGGCGAGAATTGCTACTGCCTTCCTTCGTTGGATAGCGCCTTTGGGAACTTTGTCGTAGAAACGCCATTGGGGTGGCTGACGATGCAGGAACTTTGTGACCTGCTAGGAACTGGACCAGGAAGACTAGGACAATACCTTTACAATGATATCCAATGCGGTAACGGCCCCCCAAACGCtgacgaaaacgaatttCTTTGTCCGGGACGAACAGATGTAAGTAAGCCGAGCGCTGCCCCCTAGCGGAAACAAATACAATTCAACAGAAAGCTTTGCACGGATTCGCTCTTTCTTAGATTGGGGAAACAGGCTGTGGTCAAATAGGACCCAAATGGAATGTTGACAATGCCTACCTTGCGGACGCCGGCCCCCCACGACTTCCATTGTTGCCTGAGGACGTTCAACCGGAAACCGTTGCGGTGATTGACGTTGTGGGTGGTGTGACGCTGAATGGAAGATTGTGGGTCAACGGGTATTCCATTGCGGACAGGTGCTATTGTGCGACAACGTTTGATCACGACATTGCGGACGTACTAGTAGAAACACCTTTGGGATGGATGACGATTCGGCAAGCTTACGCGGTACTTGGACCTGGGTCCCGGTATGGAAGGAGGACCGGTGTACAATGACATACAGTGCGGGAGTGGACCACCTAATAATGCAGGAGATGAGGATGCCTGTCCTGGAAGAGCTGATGTATGTTGACTGGAATGCGGTAGACTGGCTAGTATTTTCAGACCGTTGTTTCCTTGGACTTGTTGTGATGAAATGCCTCACCATGATGCTTCTCCCTTGTACAATACACAGCTTGGACCAGAAGGTTATGGTCAGATTGGTCCCCGTTGGAATTTTGATGTCACCAAATCTTTACCGCCAGGTAGCGCTCCCATGGCTCTTCCCTCTTCTTTAGCAGCCGTAGCAGTGTTGGTCCCAATGCTACCGGGCGTAGGAGTGATCACCGGACTTTTGTTCTGTGTTTTGAACTGGCATATTTTTGATCTCGTCCGGTGTCACCAGGGCGTCTGGTGAGCACTGCAAGCTGCCCGGAAGCAAATGTGTCACTTTCTTTCCAGGCTGATACAAAAATACTCTGGAGCGAGCCCTGACTCGCAAAATATTTACCGTGCTGGATACGGTTTGGAACTTGCCCCACTACCAAGCTTTGTGCATTTATCAATCCCCTTGTTGCTGACCAAGGTGATGTTTGGCTTGTAGGTTCCTTGGTGGATCATCTAACTTGTGACTTGACAAGAGAAACTGGAGCGCAATAGCAAGCCAAACAGAAAACCAAAAACTCCCAAAACACTTGGCCTCCGCAACTGGAACTGTAAGTCACATGTTCTTCATAAAAAAGACCTCAGCTATGCTTGTTCCTATCCTCTTGCATCTTATGTATCTTTGTATGATTTGGTTAAGAGTTATGCATCATTTTGACCGTCTTATCAACAATCTTTTTGCCTCACAAAAAGTCAACATTAGCACTGGCAGAAAACACATGGTGATACAACATGCtttcacaattttgttggGAATGACAAGGAAAGCAGTAGCAACCAAGCATGCGAAACAAGCGTAACTGAGGAGCAATGCAAGTAAACCAACATATTTTGCAATCTGAATAGGAGTGTTGTCAGAATCATTGCCAACTGCATAAGATGTACACCCTAAATCAGGGTGCTCAAACTTCCAGAACCCAGCGGAAAGAGTTTCAGAGGTAAGCTGTATTTCCGGGAACTTGCATCCAAAGGCAGCAACGGATGTAAATATTGTAGTGAAGAAAGCCAACCCTGAAGGTAATCCGGTCCAAGGGCCCTGTTGATGAAGAGGATGTGTAAGATACTAAAATTGGCATCAACAAATTCAGAAGGTAATGTCAACGCATCTTGGTGAAAACCAAAGTTAACTTATGTAGGGAAAGGGAGAACTTTGAAGAGCTATAGCTTTAGTCTTACAAGGGCAGAAAGAGTTGATCTCTACGCTGCATGGAGCTGTTCAACTCACACGCAGCTGCTGTTGTTTCCTGTCTTGTTTTCTGCTTTGCGGAACACTATTTTTTAGTTTATGGAGGTGAGAAAAAAAGAAGTGTGCATAGCGTGAAACAATTACATACCTAAAGACtgagttaacttccatacaactcacttctcccttatgaacactccaactgccattcaccgtgttgacgtccAGGGGAtggacatcactaggagacatgttgcatggtactataccgtgacacaaaacaacaaaggctgaatGAAAGGCTAAGCAACTGCATGACCAAGAGGCTTGGTCAACACATTGCTCGCATTGTCCTTATTCTCAATCCAGAAAATCTGCATGattccaaaagcaattgcCTTACAAACGCAGTGGTATGCAAGGGCATTGTGCTGTTTAGAAAGAACCAAATGAGGCAGAGTGGAACTGGTAACAATGCTCTGATCATTGCCAAGGAGTCAAGCAGGACCGTCAAAAGGAATGCTCATCATAGGTAGAGTAAGAAACATGTCTATAATTTGCTCCATAGCCAAatgagcagcaacaaacttAGAACCATACATAGCCGTTTCAACCATAGACTGTTGTTTAAAAAACCAAGACACAGGAGTCTGATTGACCAAGTACAAGACACCAGTTGTAGAATGGCCTGTAGTCAAATCATGGTACAACTTAGCATCCACAAGGTAGTAATGCGCTTGGGCTTACCACAAGCAGGGGGCATGTCTGACAGAGAGTCCTCATTGGACAATTTACCATACACCAAATACATCCAGTTGTGTTTAGGGATGTCTCTAAGCCTCATGGTTGGGAATCCCAGTACAAAAACAAACAGCAGCATCAGGGCAACAACAAAGGTACCCAATGATACAGTGGAGGTGGTTCAAATGCCCTTTGTGTGGGGCAGCACAAAAGCATCCCATTGCCATGATGGCACACAGTATATCAAAGTGCCCAAGAGTGATGGCCCACTGGAGGGTGCCAATGAGTGACTGATACAATTTAATTGAACCAAAGTCAAGGAACTGTGAGTTGTCAGCTTCTGGGTGGTCACCCTTCTCAAGAGGGGACGAGTACAACTTGGATTCTGTTCCAAAAGGTCTTGCAGTTTGAAATGATATGTTTCACATACATATTTGCGCCAACTACAAGAGTGTTGTCCTTACTATTGCAAGTAAGGTCACCACCAAGGAAATAAGTCAGAGGACCCACACCTTTCAAAGTGTAGTGGTGATCCAAAACAAGGGCATCAAAAAAGCCCTTGGGATTTTGTGAGATGCGCGCAATATAATTGACATACATGCACACACATACTCCCACCTCTTTACAAGGAACAAAATTCATTGCACAAAGTGAATCCAAAAGACGTTCATAGAAACAAGCTCCACTAATGCATAGGCCATACAAGGCCTTGTCAATGAGCAAAGTGAATGTTAATGTGCTGGTATCCAGGGCCAGATTTGGTTGTGCCCTTATCAAGGTCTTTGTGAGTGTTGTACTCACCAGTGCTGAGCCAATTTGAGCACCATGGCATTGGCCCAACAGGTATTTCCAGTGTCAGCATCAAATTAAAGGCTTCACAAGAATTCCAAGGGACAAAAACACTTGAAAATGGGATCTCCATGATGCTGTTTTGCTAACAAAACGGATTGATTAAAGTTGTCACGGTTGCAAAGGAGACAATTGAAGCAATGCCAACTGGGCACAGCAAGAAGATAGTTCTCAGAGGCGTACATGACAAGTGTGACTGGAATGTTGTTGGCCATTTTGATGAAAGGTTCATTTGTCTGGGAACCATGCAATGGTCCTTGATGTCTAATAAAACTAGTAAATTTGAAATGATCTTTGATACTTCCATTTGTAGAAAGGTAAGTTTGCTAGGCTTCCATCTAATCACAGAGTTCATTATACAAAATGATCTTGTCAGCATCCTATTTGTCAATTTGTAACAGGAAACGGATTGATTGATGATTGTCAGAATTGGCATCAATAACTTAAAAGCAACAAGGGCTCACTGTAGTTGTGCCACTGGCAATggtgtaactgtaagtgcaTGCTTCTGCTGGGGTCATTGCAGGATTCATCATGTGAACCATGATGGGATCCATTGTGGGAATTAATTTCAAAGTACGTTGCAATTGACCTCAAGAATGCCAACTTGCCAACTGTAAGCAATACAATCCaaatgtgtgtgtgttgcTGTTACCACAAATACAGGTGCAGGAATGCTCAATTGTATTTTGGAAGATCACATGAAAGCCCCCTTTGAACAATCAATCCACCAGCTAGAGGACAGAGGGTACTGGACATATGCATTGCTGGAAAGGTGCTCATTGaaaatttactgttagaaagACCAAGCAACAATAGGCAAAAGATCAAGCAACAATAGGCAAAAGATGTGTGGATTCATTCCACCAAGATTGGTAGCGTCACAGGTGACAAACAACTGGAGTaaattttttcttccatctcTGATCAAACACATTGTCCCACTTGGAAAGACTCTGATCATGGCATACGCTGATAATCTTGTGACATGCTTTCACCGTGTGGTGACTTTTGGCTCAAGTTGTGTTTCCCGCAGCGACGTAGATCGCTTTGCCACGGCGTCTTCCTCATCCCAAAAGCGGAACCCAGTGCTGACAGTGCTGAGACCCACACTGTATATATGTGGTGACGTGACATCAAACGCAAGCTCTAATTGTAAGAATTTGATTTTGACGATACTCGGCTTTATATATTTACTGTAAATGCACTGCCCATTTTTGAAATGGCATGTACATATATCAAGAGCCTACACATGTATGTTgtaactgactgtgagtggtTTTCTATCAGTCAGAAGAGTCCCACAACCCCTTGGCAGTATTTCCTGCTCGGTTACGTTTACTTTGGAGCGCAGCGCCTCTGTCCCTCCTTTCACCCGGAGTACACCTCCTTCGACAGCACACTTTCATGGTGACCATGAGGAGttttttgctgctgcaacTTTGGATCGGGTTCTTAAAAGCGTCGGCTTTTGCTGCCGCTTACATTTTTCCTTCATCCGCCCGCAGCCTGAGACGATGTTTTCAGGAAAAGGGGACATGCCCGTTGCCATTGTCTCACTCATCCATCACGTCTGGCTGGACAGCCATTTTTAGTTCCATGGAAGACACAGATGCCGCCACGATCAACGGAGAACAGTATCCTGCTGATACTAGTGCAAATGGTGGTGGGCTTGTTACGACTGCCGACTCTCGGTCGCAGCTGTTTTCTGCTTTCTCGGCGTTGACTGCGGAAGATCAGTACGATGCTGTCTTGACTGGTCTTTGTGCTAAGATTTTGGACGACACGACTATTGTGGAAAGAGCTGCAATTGAGCGACTCAAGGACCCCACCAATCTATTGAATGAAATGAATTCCAGGCGAATACAGGCCAGCCCTCGATCTATGATGGCGCTGATCGATGTAAGTATGGATGGTACCTTGGAATGGTTTGCGGTGCCAAAGTAGGTTCCATTGACAAAACTCACACGGGAAATTGTTGCACGTACTAGTCAACTGTGAAAGCACAAGATGCGCAGACCATGGCTCAAATGCTGTCTTTGAGCGTCCGGAACGGAAGTGTCACGCGTTACGGAGTTCGGCAGGCTGACATTCTACCACTTCCCCTAGCCGCAACGTCGAGAGTCAAATGCCCCGATGGATCAATGAAAACTCGTTCGGAACGCTTATCTACCGTTGCCGATATACCTTTTGATGAACGAGGAACGGAAGTGAAAAATGCCTTTGGAGTAACTGCCGTCGCGGGTGGTTGCTTTTTCACAGATGTTGCTGGCATGGATGACATTGCGCCCTTTGCCAATGTATTCCTCAGTACTCTTATCGTGGTTGGTGCTCTCGATAACTTCTACGATTTATTTAAAACAAGCACGTCAATGATAGCCAAACAGGTGGCAAAAAATGGAGCCGCGGATTTTGAACTTCCTGAAAAGGATGCCTTGCCGTTTGGGCTAGGTTCAGGCCAGTTGACAGGGAGCGTCGTCCGTGGCTTTGCTCGACTTTTGACGACCGATGCCGAACGAGAGTCATTGTGCGAGGCATCGGCTTTACTTACTGCGTATTGCACGGGTCTGCCCTGTTTTGCGTACCGACCGAATGCTTTGGAAGCATCTGTCCTAGTCGTCGAAAGTACCAAGAACAGCAACGGGATGGACTCACTTTTGTCCAGCGCGGGGATTATGCGTGTTCTGGTCTGGCTCCTGGCTCCCGTTGCGGCTGAGTCTGCCAAGTTCCCTGTATGTATTGTGAGCAACCCGAGGGAAGCGGAATCTTTTTTGGACCGACTGGAAGAATTCGCTGCGAAGGATCCTTCTCTGGCCGACGAGATATTTTGGACGGGAAACAAGCAAGAACGTAAGGATTTGCTCAAGTGGGCGTATACGGAAGCCGATTTGTTGCTACGTGAGAATCGCAAGATCTTGCAGGAAGTTACGGAGCGCTTGACCGGGGGAGCAGCAACAGTAGGAGATTGTATCGCGGTTCTAGAAGAATGGTAGGTTGATCGTAGAACAGAGACCGTAATAGGAATGATTCAAAAAAGCGGGTTCCTCTACTACGGAGCGTTCCGGAAAAGGTCAATGTAGTCTCGATCTCAAAGCAAGCTTTATAGCAATAAAAAAATCCGTCATCGTTGCAGGGGAGTGACTCGCTGGTTCTCCATCTCCAGTAAAATGCTTACCCTTTACATGTAGGCCGTCAAGGACTCAATAGTCATCTCATCACTGTCTAATGAGAGTTTCATGCATGCTAGCCAAGAGAGTAGGCCTCTAGACTGCTTTATACGGCAGATTGTTTCGGTGTACTTTTACTCTCTTATGTTTGATTAGTTAGTCCAATGGTTCCGGATGGGATAAAGTCGGAGATTTCAGAACGACTGGTGGGACAAAATGACGTGTTGATCTTAACAAGTAGGACATCGTGACTCCAATCAGAGAATCATCCCTGTCCTTCCGGGATTCTGTACCTAGGCTACGTCCAGAACGCCGCGGAGGAAAGCAGGACCGCTAGAGAAACTCGTCATAAAATCACCTCTTTCACCATGGCAAACAATGGAGGAGCACGACAGGCCAACGCGCAGATCAACGAACATGTCGAGTTCACTGTGAGTGGGTTCTAGCATCGTCCCAATTTCCCAAACTTGAGTGGGAATTTTACGCAATCGAATGCGACAGTGTGCTAAGCATTCGAGGCTTTGGCCGAACGTAGGCCCCGTCGGTCATTCGGTTGGACTCGGGGACATCGATTTTGTTGCTTGTGTACTTGTGTTGCTGTTCATGTTCTCCGTCCGGGATAATCCTGTCGTCGAAGTTTTGTTCCTTAACTGACGTATTTGCTTGCGTTTCGTGTCGGCAGGTCAAACCCGAGGAAGATCTTTACCTTTCCGGATCAGAGAACACAATTCGTAGAGTCACCGCCGAAACGAACTACAGTTGCCTAATGCTAAAAACGCAACGTTTCTCTTCCCTTTTTCGCCACTACGCGAAATACCATGGTCTGCgaaaggaagatttggagTACTATTTTGTGAACTTGTTGGAAAACGAAGACACTCCCGAATCAGTGCAGTTACAACGTGGGGATACGATCATGGTTCGCAAGCGGCGTAAGCATGAACCTCCGGAGGCCGCGGCGGATGACGAAGAGTTTATCAAAGATATGCGCGAACttctggacgacgaagagcaCATGGATGCAGTCTTTGTTTTAAATAAGGATATGGATTGCCAACAGGAAATCCGGGCACACAAATCGGTGCTGACGGCTCGAGCGGAATATTTCAAGGCGCTTTTTCGAACAAACGCCTCTGCAGAAAAAAAAGAGGGAACCGCTTTTAAGGAGTCAGAGGAATGTGTCATACAGGTAGAAAAAGACTTCACCGAGCAGCAAATACGATACGTGCTGGAGTTCATCTACACGAATCGCATTCAAGTGGTGCGGGATATCTCGACCGACGACCTGCTCTGTCTTTTGCATCTTTCAGACAAGTGGTTGCTTCGAGATCTGAAACGTCTCGTCGAACACGAACTCATTCGGGATCATATGACGGTAAACACAGTTGCACGATTGTACGGAGCGACCGAGGACTATCACGCATCTCGACTGTCACGCGCTTGTATTGAATTTATCATGACTAATCTCCGCCAGCTTGCCGGCAATACGGTatttgaagaagaaatgaaatCCTATCCGCATCTCTGTATGCCAGTGCTCAAGGCGGCGGCCAATTTGATTCCGGATGGGCCTGCTTTGAAAAAGCAACGTACCGATCATCACGGGACACCTTCGGGTATTGGGTCTTCACCGGTGCCAGATTCGGACACTTAGCTTAACAGACGAAAGTGCCACGATAGTTCATACGACGCATATATATTTTGTAATTTCTTTGATGTTACCCCTATCTCCCGACAACAATCGCCCGTCGAGGAGTTCGGGTAGGTAGAACGTGCGGTCCGAGCAATTTGCAGGCGCACACGTACAGTCCACTGGTACCGGTCTAAATGAAGGTCAACGATTGTACGCCAGTGTCAGTCCTTCTAGCTAGGTTACTACTGCACCACAATAAGATCATCCACCTTCATAATCATAGAAACCGTTTCAGTGGCAAGTTGGATTGCCGACGTCGATACAAGCAAGGGCTGCAAAACATTCAGTTCGTACATGTCCGATACGATTCCTTTTTTCACGTTGATGCCGGCACCCTGCATACCAGCCGAATGTTTTGCTCGGAGTTCGGTGACCACTTCAATCGGTTTCATACCGGCATTTTCAGCTAGTGTGTACGGAATCACTTCGAGGGCGTCCGCAAAGGCTGCAAAGCAGTAAGCGTCTTTTCCAGTCAAACCAACCGCGTACTCCTTCAAACGGAGAGCAGCTTCGGTTTCTGCTGCGCCTCCACCCGCAATCAAGAACCTCTCTTTCACGAGCGAGCGTACGACACACTGCGCATCGTGTAAAGAACGGTTTGCTTCGCTCAGAACAAGCTCGTTACTACCTCGCAATAGAACAGTGACCGTTTTTCCCGGATTGGCCACCCCAGTAAACTTTACTACTTTGTTGTGTCCGCCTTCCATCCAGACGTCGGCCACGTTGGCTGCCGTGCCGAGCTTTTCCGGAGCCAGTTGATCTTCATGCGCAATCGGATGACAGCCCAGCGTGCGACAAATGAAATCAACGTCGGGTCTCTCAATATCCGTAACTACCAGAATCCCCATTTTGGCCAGAAAGTGCAGACTTAATTCGTTGTAGGCATCGCGCAAAATCGACTTTTGGATCAATACGACGTTCGCCCCGCTTTTCTTAATCTGTTTGCATTGATTGAGAATGTACTTGCGTTCCTCGCGCAGGATACGATCCATGGCGGCGTAGTCGCTCACCACAACGTTGTTGTCCATGTCGGTTTTGGGAGCCGACAAGCAGTACTGAATGAGGGCAATCTTAGCGTCCTTCATGGCGGAGGGTCCGCCGGCAGTCTTACTGGCGCCCTTGGTAAGAACGAGCCCGTCAACGAGTTCGGTATCGTCCACGGTCCCACCCATTTGCTGTACCATACGAATATCCCGCAAATCGACATTGTTTTCCTGTAATTCCTTGTCCATGAGACTCAAGACGGAGTCAACGGCAATTGGAGCGAGCAAATCGGAATTCTGAGCCACGACCTTGGAGGAAAGGCAGGTTTCGACGGCATGCAAGAGTTTTTCCCGATCCTGCAACGCCACGGGCTTGCCGACTTGTTTCAAAAATCCGCAGGCCACCTCGGCAGCACGTAAAAAGCTGGAAGAAATCTGCGTAGGGTGAATCCCTTTGCTAAGTAAGGATGCACAGGCTTCCAAGAGCGCACCAGCTAAGACGACGACCGTCGTGGTGCCGTCTCCTGCTTGAATGTCTTGGGATTGCGATAACTCAACGAGCATCTTGGCGGCGGGGTGCAGGACCTTCATCTTGGAAAGAATAGTGGCGCCATCGTTGGAGATGACGACTTCATTTCCGGAAAGCTGAATGAGCTTGTCCATTCCGCGAGGGCCGAGAGACGTTCGAATGGCATTCGCAACGGACTACAGGAGTAATAGCAAAGATCGAGAGGTACATTGGTCGAGTGAGGGAGAAGCAGACCGGTGTTAGTAGTTTGTTTGTTAGCAAACAGGGGTTGGCGGGTAGGTACGTAGGTAGGTAGGCGGGTACAAATATAGGTACAGGCAAATGGCAGGTGTGAGCAAAGGCGATAGCAAAGACAATGTGTTGAATCCGACGCGATCGCTCCCGACACTCTCGGCGTACCTTGGCAgcgacaatgttggaagtcCGTAcgtcttttcctttcgaGCGTTCGTTATACGTTTCGCCCGACTGTCGGTTCGCCATTTTTGGTACAAACAGAGACTGGTTCGAATGGAGGAGCGTGGTGAAAGGGTAGGGAGATTGCAAGGCCAGGTGTACAATGAGAGAGAAAGAAGAGATCCGTTTGTGTTGTCCAAAGCAGCAACGAAAACCGGGAGAAGATTATTAGAGGGGATCATTGTCGTGGGAGACGAGCGACCCAAGctacagacagacagacgaGTAGGGAATCAGGAACTGTTGTTGGAATCCAAAGCCAAATTCTTCCCCTTCTGTCTGTCCTCCCCCTCTCTCACGAGGGAGGAAACAATTAGCGGACGACGACAGACTACTGACGCACGACAACCAGAGATCTTTCGACACCGCTACCTTTCGATAGTTGTTCTGTAGACAGCACGCCACAGACCCTGCACCGTCTGTTCGCTTGTCGTAAAGTCGTCAGGGTTCTCGTCGCTGTTCCTAGAGTGACAGGTGTGACTCCCCGTTGGAATTGGATCGGGATCGGGTACGACGACTTTATGGATACGATTTTTGTTCGACCGTCCTCCGTCGCTCCGCGTGACACGCGGGTGATGCAAAGGAAAGACACGCCTACCAAATGGAAAGGTGAGCCATAGCTAGTAGCTACTTCCTCAATACTCTGGCACTGAACGTATTCATTGCGTATCGTAAGGTGTGTACAATCACAAATCACAATCAGTTCTCGTTCTTGCATTGCCGCAACGTTTCAACCTAGTACAACGATGAAGACCTTTCTGACCATGATTGCCGTGTGGGCGATGAGCGCTTCGGCTTTTACGACCAAGCCGACCTTCTCCCCTTCGTCGCACGTCTTGTCCGCCAAGGCGGCATCcagcaaagaagaagacatgGAGTTGACCCGCAAAGTCATTCAGTCGTTCCAGGATGGTGGAGTCATGGAGGATCCAGCACCAGTGATGGAGAAGGAACCAAAAAGTGCTCCCGAAGCCGTAGCGGTGGCTACGGAAGAACCACCCAAGGCTCccaaaaaatccaaaaagaaaaaggcagAGTAAACCGTACACTTTCTTTACAAATATCCCAAGGAAAAtcttggaattggaagaaaggAATCGCTAGCGTagacgtacacacacacacggaCAAAAAGGCGGCAAGAGGGTCCGTGACTACGGAATCCGTGTTTTCCATCAGACGCAAGATACGACACACGATCATACGAAACAATAGAGCGTGAAACACGGTACTTTAATAAGGTGGCATTTGGAAGCCTATGTGCATTGTGGTTGGGTGTATACCAATGGAGATCGGGAATTTTTAGTCACACAGTATCCCTCGAATGATTTTGGTCCATTTGGTCATCGGTCTTGACCGTGGACTTTGCAATTTCGGTAGCTGTATTTGCACGAAGGATCTAAGCATCCAACGAAGTCTGTCTCCAGGCAAATTCTTCTCGATATGCACCGAGACAATCCTCCCCAATTTCATCCCTTAATTCTCCACACGAATTTGTGCACGTGTACACTGCCACGACCCCCCAATCCAGAACCCGTTGCTCTCCGTCCGATCCGAGTAAATCGTTTTGAATCCGTGACAACGCTGCCTTTTGTGCATCCACAAGTGAAGGCGGGATCTGCTCGGGTGGTGCCTGGCGAACCAACGAGTCAGCCTCTTCCAACGCCTGCTTCACGTGAGCGTATCGTTCAGATGCTGTCGACTTCGACGTCGTGCTATTGCTCAACAGAAAAT from Phaeodactylum tricornutum CCAP 1055/1 chromosome 23, whole genome shotgun sequence includes:
- a CDS encoding predicted protein, whose protein sequence is MKQYLLERTTAWLTTWSLILLVAVAQKDVHPDVVAVVDVAGGVQPTPLWASSYSDGENCYCLPSLDSAFGNFVVETPLGWLTMQELCDLLGTGPGRLGQYLYNDIQCGNGPPNADENEFLCPGRTDIGETGCGQIGPKWNVDNAYLADAGPPRLPLLPEDVQPETVAVIDVVGGVTLNGRLNTFGMDDDSASLRGTWTWVPVWKEDRCTMTYSAGVDHLIMQEMRMPVLEELIPLFPWTCCDEMPHHDASPLYNTQLGPEGYGQIGPRWNFDVTKSLPPGSAPMALPSSLAAVAVLVPMLPGVGVITGLLFCVLNWHIFDLVRCHQGVW
- a CDS encoding predicted protein, which codes for MVTMRSFLLLQLWIGFLKASAFAAAYIFPSSARSLRRCFQEKGTCPLPLSHSSITSGWTAIFSSMEDTDAATINGEQYPADTSANGGGLVTTADSRSQLFSAFSALTAEDQYDAVLTGLCAKILDDTTIVERAAIERLKDPTNLLNEMNSRRIQASPRSMMALIDSTVKAQDAQTMAQMLSLSVRNGSVTRYGVRQADILPLPLAATSRVKCPDGSMKTRSERLSTVADIPFDERGTEVKNAFGVTAVAGGCFFTDVAGMDDIAPFANVFLSTLIVVGALDNFYDLFKTSTSMIAKQVAKNGAADFELPEKDALPFGLGSGQLTGSVVRGFARLLTTDAERESLCEASALLTAYCTGLPCFAYRPNALEASVLVVESTKNSNGMDSLLSSAGIMRVLVWLLAPVAAESAKFPVCIVSNPREAESFLDRLEEFAAKDPSLADEIFWTGNKQERKDLLKWAYTEADLLLRENRKILQEVTERLTGGAATVGDCIAVLEEW
- a CDS encoding predicted protein, translated to MANNGGARQANAQINEHVEFTVKPEEDLYLSGSENTIRRVTAETNYSCLMLKTQRFSSLFRHYAKYHGLRKEDLEYYFVNLLENEDTPESVQLQRGDTIMVRKRRKHEPPEAAADDEEFIKDMRELLDDEEHMDAVFVLNKDMDCQQEIRAHKSVLTARAEYFKALFRTNASAEKKEGTAFKESEECVIQVEKDFTEQQIRYVLEFIYTNRIQVVRDISTDDLLCLLHLSDKWLLRDLKRLVEHELIRDHMTVNTVARLYGATEDYHASRLSRACIEFIMTNLRQLAGNTVFEEEMKSYPHLCMPVLKAAANLIPDGPALKKQRTDHHGTPSGIGSSPVPDSDT
- a CDS encoding predicted protein; this encodes MANRQSGETYNERSKGKDVRTSNIVAAKSVANAIRTSLGPRGMDKLIQLSGNEVVISNDGATILSKMKVLHPAAKMLVELSQSQDIQAGDGTTTVVVLAGALLEACASLLSKGIHPTQISSSFLRAAEVACGFLKQVGKPVALQDREKLLHAVETCLSSKVVAQNSDLLAPIAVDSVLSLMDKELQENNVDLRDIRMVQQMGGTVDDTELVDGLVLTKGASKTAGGPSAMKDAKIALIQYCLSAPKTDMDNNVVVSDYAAMDRILREERKYILNQCKQIKKSGANVVLIQKSILRDAYNELSLHFLAKMGILVVTDIERPDVDFICRTLGCHPIAHEDQLAPEKLGTAANVADVWMEGGHNKVVKFTGVANPGKTVTVLLRGSNELVLSEANRSLHDAQCVVRSLVKERFLIAGGGAAETEAALRLKEYAVGLTGKDAYCFAAFADALEVIPYTLAENAGMKPIEVVTELRAKHSAGMQGAGINVKKGIVSDMYELNVLQPLLVSTSAIQLATETVSMIMKVDDLIVVQ